The following proteins are co-located in the [Pasteurella] mairii genome:
- the hicB_2 gene encoding Antitoxin HicB: protein MAADALITAMEFYFEDHRTVPLPSNAEKEEVLIELLDSIFAKVLLLNEMISQNISNAEFARRIDVKPQEVQRITNLGHNTKIDTISRALSALGKQLQLSVV, encoded by the coding sequence ATGGCTGCAGATGCATTAATCACCGCTATGGAATTTTACTTTGAAGACCATCGCACCGTCCCTCTACCAAGTAACGCAGAAAAAGAGGAAGTCTTGATTGAATTACTGGATAGTATCTTTGCTAAAGTCTTATTGTTAAATGAGATGATTTCACAAAATATTTCAAATGCAGAATTTGCGAGACGCATTGATGTTAAACCTCAAGAAGTACAGCGTATTACTAACCTAGGACATAACACTAAGATTGATACAATCAGCCGCGCCTTGTCCGCATTAGGCAAACAATTACAACTTTCAGTCGTTTAA
- the vapD gene encoding Virulence-associated protein D has protein sequence MYAITFDFNTKELEKNYSPSSWRNAYEDVASFLSDYGFSRQQGAVYFGDSTVDAVVCVTVVQDMSQEFSWFEPSVRDIRMLRIEEFNDLMPAIKSNLREKKRTKKLSILKAA, from the coding sequence ATGTATGCGATTACTTTTGATTTTAATACCAAGGAGCTTGAAAAGAACTACTCGCCATCTTCATGGCGCAATGCTTATGAAGATGTCGCTAGTTTTTTGTCTGACTATGGTTTTTCTCGTCAGCAAGGCGCTGTTTATTTCGGTGATAGTACAGTGGATGCTGTAGTTTGTGTTACTGTTGTGCAAGATATGTCTCAAGAATTTTCATGGTTTGAGCCATCTGTAAGAGATATTAGAATGCTTAGAATTGAAGAATTTAATGATCTTATGCCTGCAATAAAATCTAATCTTAGGGAAAAAAAACGAACGAAAAAACTAAGCATTTTAAAAGCCGCATAA
- a CDS encoding IS200 transposase, whose protein sequence is MASKSNDDSSLSHTRWNSKYHIVFIPKYRRKAIYGKLRVDIGGILRQLCDYKNVEIIEAHAMKEHIHMLLKIPPKLAVSSFMGYLKGKSSLMIFERHGNLKYKYGNRHFWAKGYYVSTVGLNTKVVEEYIRNQEKEDMIQDNLSKKEYVDPFKG, encoded by the coding sequence ATGGCAAGTAAATCCAATGACGATTCAAGTCTATCACACACGAGATGGAACAGTAAGTATCATATTGTGTTTATTCCGAAATATCGAAGAAAGGCAATTTATGGGAAATTGCGAGTTGATATAGGAGGGATATTAAGGCAATTATGTGACTACAAAAATGTAGAAATCATAGAAGCTCATGCAATGAAAGAGCATATTCATATGCTATTAAAGATACCGCCGAAATTGGCAGTGTCGAGTTTTATGGGATATCTTAAAGGTAAATCTTCATTGATGATATTTGAACGACATGGGAATTTAAAATACAAATACGGAAATAGGCACTTTTGGGCGAAAGGCTACTATGTGAGTACGGTAGGCTTAAACACAAAAGTAGTGGAAGAATACATCAGGAATCAAGAAAAAGAAGATATGATTCAGGATAATTTATCGAAGAAAGAATATGTAGACCCCTTTAAGGGGTAA
- the hin gene encoding DNA-invertase hin: MVKFVFMAALAEMEHNLIRERTIKGERGKGGRPKAITEAQETTFKRDMNKGLSLALLAQKYDISKTTAYRLRRSFKNPL, encoded by the coding sequence ATGGTTAAATTTGTGTTTATGGCAGCATTGGCTGAGATGGAGCACAATTTAATTCGAGAACGCACAATTAAAGGTGAAAGAGGAAAAGGCGGACGACCGAAAGCGATTACAGAAGCGCAAGAAACCACCTTTAAACGCGATATGAATAAAGGTCTTTCGCTAGCTTTACTTGCTCAAAAATATGATATATCAAAGACAACCGCCTATCGTTTAAGGCGTTCATTTAAAAATCCCCTTTAA
- a CDS encoding Phage-related minor tail protein gives MKEVKKSDPLAGLNEGFNHFKDEATNVIENVSDMTLRAFDGMTDALTRFVLTGKAGFKDFAVSVINQYVCFIMLAFEKEKSNVIFIHHLSITGSCSISYCWIFSSNPI, from the coding sequence ATGAAAGAGGTAAAAAAATCTGATCCCTTGGCGGGGCTAAATGAGGGGTTTAATCACTTTAAAGATGAAGCGACAAATGTGATAGAGAATGTATCTGACATGACATTACGCGCCTTTGATGGGATGACGGATGCACTAACTCGTTTTGTTTTGACCGGCAAAGCGGGGTTTAAAGATTTTGCGGTGTCGGTGATTAATCAATATGTTTGTTTCATTATGTTAGCTTTTGAAAAGGAAAAATCGAATGTTATTTTTATCCATCATTTATCTATTACTGGGAGTTGCTCAATTAGTTACTGCTGGATTTTTAGTTCAAACCCTATTTGA
- the dnaB2_2 gene encoding replicative DNA helicase has translation MDGFAYLAELSKNTPMVANTNAYADVVRDNAIKRFALAKIQDCTTALLDKSNLSTEDRLDAISKMMSQIAGYERSGKQAGLCKADEVASDWLEDWNVRKMQPERVAGLSVSCMKKESKSKKSEMSSRG, from the coding sequence ATGGACGGTTTTGCTTACCTTGCCGAACTTTCTAAAAATACACCGATGGTGGCGAATACGAACGCTTATGCGGATGTGGTTCGTGATAATGCGATTAAGCGTTTTGCCTTGGCAAAAATTCAAGATTGTACGACCGCACTTTTGGATAAATCAAATTTGAGTACGGAAGATCGCTTAGATGCAATTTCAAAAATGATGAGCCAAATTGCAGGCTATGAGCGCAGCGGTAAGCAAGCTGGTTTGTGTAAAGCGGACGAGGTGGCGAGCGATTGGTTAGAGGATTGGAATGTGCGTAAAATGCAGCCTGAACGCGTGGCAGGGTTATCCGTAAGTTGCATGAAGAAGGAGAGCAAATCAAAAAAATCAGAAATGAGCTCCAGGGGATGA
- a CDS encoding death-on-curing family protein codes for MLYENTDNIFDIAALYAVAIAKAHAFPDGNKRTALVAMLTSLDLQGIEIEPNHGLDDTMVEVASSTIDFKQLSMHLQNLI; via the coding sequence ATGTTATATGAAAACACTGACAATATTTTTGATATTGCCGCGCTTTATGCGGTCGCTATTGCTAAAGCTCATGCATTTCCTGATGGAAATAAACGTACAGCCCTTGTCGCAATGTTAACCTCTCTTGATCTACAAGGGATCGAAATTGAACCAAACCATGGATTAGATGATACAATGGTTGAAGTCGCAAGCAGTACGATAGATTTTAAACAACTCTCCATGCACTTACAAAATCTAATTTGA
- a CDS encoding Mu-like prophage protein gp45, which yields MRHFMQQVRQGAQQISDGIRQAFRGTLTLINSADDIQKTQVSALSDETLQDVELMQQFGLTSVPPAGTEALIIPVGGKTTHGIVVATENGSFRVKNLKNGEVAIYDQSGSTVILRNGRLIEIDCDTFKINCKTYHVTASAGADFTTPKLETSSILTAQGKINGNGGMAVQGGNGAAFSGSITQTGGGFTTDSDVVANGKSLVSHVHTGDSGGTTPILLVHVMAGCVANQLISRMATGISSRCQT from the coding sequence ATGCGCCATTTTATGCAGCAAGTGCGTCAAGGGGCGCAACAAATCAGCGATGGCATTCGCCAAGCCTTTCGTGGAACCTTAACGTTGATCAATAGCGCGGATGATATTCAGAAAACGCAAGTGTCGGCGTTATCGGATGAAACATTACAAGATGTAGAGTTGATGCAGCAATTTGGCTTAACGTCTGTTCCTCCGGCAGGAACTGAAGCCTTAATTATTCCTGTTGGAGGAAAAACCACACATGGGATTGTGGTTGCCACCGAAAACGGGAGTTTTCGGGTAAAAAATTTAAAAAATGGCGAGGTAGCGATTTATGATCAAAGTGGCAGCACGGTGATTTTGCGCAATGGGCGGTTAATTGAAATTGATTGCGATACTTTTAAAATTAACTGTAAAACCTATCACGTCACTGCAAGCGCGGGCGCCGATTTTACCACGCCGAAATTAGAAACGTCCTCTATACTGACCGCGCAAGGGAAAATTAATGGCAATGGGGGCATGGCGGTACAGGGTGGCAATGGTGCCGCCTTTAGCGGTAGCATTACACAAACCGGCGGAGGTTTTACCACCGATAGCGATGTGGTCGCAAACGGAAAATCCCTTGTTAGCCATGTTCATACTGGCGATAGTGGCGGCACAACGCCTATTCTTCTAGTCCACGTGATGGCGGGGTGCGTCGCAAATCAATTAATATCCAGAATGGCAACTGGGATTTCATCCCGCTGCCAAACGTGA
- a CDS encoding Mu-like prophage tail protein gpP produces the protein MQNENYPFFNDVTVKIGGYVHNRWKSYEIDSDFLIPADAFNFEIGTPSDSTIIPDFSGQEVEVMINGQTVLSGIVDTTRHSINKTNRTFSLNGRDKAAILVDCSAPITNVKGLTVLEAIKKIVSPLGIHKVELRAENNPVLDKVDIDIGEIAWNAIMRCANSAGLHCWFDAQGVLIVGGADYSTPPVATLCCVKAGEKNNFSQAELLFDVSQQFSEVTFLAQRHGRSQDNNKNDLKWVYQDPNVTFYKPKTVLVPDVENLEALKKWAKKWISDSQLSGFTLTITVPDHKTQQGELWTPGQRVHVICEEYDIDAIFFLMGRRFMLSRQGGTQTQLRFKQDGIWVPDAYFEKAEKAKKRKGKKRGKSSRELIALGG, from the coding sequence ATGCAAAATGAGAATTATCCATTTTTTAATGACGTTACGGTAAAAATCGGTGGATATGTACATAACCGTTGGAAAAGTTATGAGATTGACAGCGACTTTTTAATTCCCGCGGATGCCTTTAATTTTGAAATCGGTACGCCCTCTGATAGCACCATTATTCCGGATTTTAGCGGACAAGAAGTAGAAGTGATGATTAACGGGCAAACGGTGTTAAGCGGCATTGTCGATACTACAAGACATAGCATTAATAAAACCAACCGCACCTTTAGCCTTAATGGACGGGATAAAGCAGCCATTTTAGTGGATTGCTCAGCACCTATCACCAATGTTAAGGGGTTGACTGTATTAGAGGCGATTAAAAAGATTGTGTCGCCTCTGGGAATTCACAAGGTGGAATTGCGAGCGGAAAATAACCCGGTGTTAGATAAAGTCGATATTGATATTGGTGAAATTGCTTGGAATGCGATTATGCGCTGCGCCAATTCAGCGGGGTTACATTGTTGGTTTGATGCGCAAGGCGTGTTAATTGTTGGTGGTGCGGATTATTCTACCCCGCCGGTGGCAACGTTATGTTGCGTTAAAGCTGGCGAGAAGAATAATTTTAGCCAAGCAGAATTACTTTTTGACGTGTCGCAACAATTTAGCGAAGTGACTTTTTTAGCACAACGCCACGGGCGGTCACAAGATAATAATAAAAACGATTTGAAATGGGTATATCAAGATCCGAATGTGACATTTTATAAACCTAAAACCGTGCTTGTTCCTGATGTGGAAAATTTGGAAGCCTTAAAAAAATGGGCGAAAAAATGGATAAGTGACAGCCAACTCTCGGGCTTTACGTTAACGATTACCGTGCCTGATCACAAAACGCAACAAGGCGAGCTATGGACACCCGGACAACGGGTGCATGTCATTTGTGAGGAGTACGATATTGATGCGATTTTCTTTTTAATGGGACGTCGCTTTATGTTATCTCGCCAAGGGGGAACGCAGACACAATTGCGCTTTAAACAAGATGGTATTTGGGTACCGGATGCCTATTTTGAAAAAGCGGAAAAAGCGAAAAAACGTAAAGGCAAAAAACGTGGTAAAAGTAGCCGAGAACTGATTGCGTTAGGAGGATAA
- the tdhA_2 gene encoding TonB-dependent heme receptor A: MHNKFVKLTTSYITILLSSAFYTSKLVAQQYDNLPVILVQDEQYDIGRSTLLTKNIDRQQADNAAALVNVLPGVNMSGSPRPGGQNINIWGFGDSEDVRIELDGIQKNFERYRQGSVFIEPELLRRVEVDKGSFSAKYGNGGFGGTLKFMTKNPSDFLNENQNIGGFAKYSYHTNDKQNIWSGAIFLRNQAKNLEGLFYTTVRNSQNIKRPDGSRFLYSENDNRSYLLKVNFYPSDKQQLTLSAVRSNNSSWTPFASMRDNLPSPSISEIKKWGEDIAWKRKLVYRKLTDESVSLDWTYISDHPLINLEAKIGWARTKQADKRHKEAAKSFVASMGNSSNTVYQDTQFELNNTSQFATGIMQHTLQTGVQCHRGKRDIMMWDPSKSERADYNFGWYQPYYMPSGVQYRRSIFVEDNIELSNFIIKLGLRYDHVRNVGKENAAPIYNNLLAGHDYTAKTYTGWSPYIGLQWQISDRLHFFGDFGRSWRAPVIDEQYEVQYAKAKITGTSRNLDKEKLNALRFGAILNFTNLLIDNDHLQFRATAFNNHGQNEIFKTRGMVHDTKPISNYRNLPGYDIYGLDLEAYYESKYLFGSISYSHIKGKREASPRDPEFASKTWIAEIPPRKAIITLGTNLPQWSISIGWQGEFFRRQDRSPIDNDPDAGYWSLPKSRGYSLHNLFAIWEPKKIPGMKLSLSIDNLFNRKYNPYLGEKVSGAGRNVKMSISMKF, encoded by the coding sequence ATGCACAATAAATTTGTTAAATTGACTACCTCATACATCACTATATTGCTTTCATCTGCATTTTATACAAGCAAATTAGTCGCTCAACAATACGACAATCTTCCTGTCATCTTAGTTCAAGATGAACAGTATGATATCGGACGTTCAACACTATTAACAAAAAATATTGACCGACAGCAAGCCGACAATGCCGCAGCCTTAGTTAATGTTTTGCCCGGTGTCAATATGTCCGGTTCACCTAGACCAGGAGGTCAGAATATCAATATTTGGGGGTTTGGTGATAGTGAAGATGTCCGTATTGAATTAGACGGTATACAAAAAAATTTTGAAAGATATCGTCAAGGATCTGTATTTATAGAACCGGAATTACTACGTCGGGTGGAGGTAGATAAAGGCAGCTTTTCTGCAAAATATGGGAATGGCGGATTTGGCGGGACCTTAAAATTTATGACTAAAAATCCGAGCGACTTTCTCAATGAAAATCAAAATATTGGTGGATTTGCTAAATATAGTTACCATACAAATGATAAACAGAATATTTGGAGCGGTGCAATTTTTCTACGTAATCAAGCAAAAAATCTGGAAGGCTTATTTTATACGACTGTTCGTAATAGCCAGAACATAAAACGTCCCGACGGATCTCGTTTCTTATATTCTGAAAATGACAATAGGAGCTATCTATTAAAAGTCAATTTTTATCCTTCAGATAAGCAACAATTGACGCTTTCAGCTGTACGTTCCAATAACTCTAGTTGGACACCATTTGCCTCTATGCGTGATAATTTACCCTCACCAAGTATATCCGAGATAAAAAAATGGGGAGAAGATATTGCTTGGAAAAGGAAACTAGTATATCGCAAACTAACTGATGAAAGTGTCTCTCTAGACTGGACTTACATATCAGATCATCCTTTAATTAATCTAGAAGCAAAGATTGGATGGGCAAGAACAAAACAAGCGGATAAACGTCATAAAGAGGCTGCCAAGTCCTTTGTTGCTAGTATGGGAAATTCAAGCAACACAGTATATCAAGATACCCAATTTGAATTAAATAATACGTCACAGTTTGCCACCGGTATTATGCAACATACCTTACAGACGGGAGTGCAGTGTCATCGAGGTAAACGAGATATCATGATGTGGGATCCCTCAAAATCGGAACGTGCAGATTATAATTTTGGTTGGTATCAGCCTTATTATATGCCATCTGGAGTACAATATAGACGCAGTATATTTGTTGAAGATAATATAGAATTAAGTAATTTCATCATCAAATTAGGTCTGCGTTATGACCATGTTCGTAATGTAGGTAAAGAAAATGCTGCTCCAATATATAATAATTTGCTGGCAGGGCACGATTATACAGCAAAAACCTATACCGGATGGTCGCCATATATAGGTTTGCAATGGCAAATTTCAGATCGTTTGCATTTCTTCGGTGATTTTGGGCGCTCATGGCGTGCTCCTGTAATTGATGAGCAATATGAAGTACAATATGCCAAAGCCAAAATTACCGGTACAAGCCGTAATCTGGATAAAGAAAAATTAAATGCCTTAAGGTTTGGAGCAATCCTGAATTTTACAAATCTACTAATTGACAATGACCATTTACAGTTTAGAGCTACAGCATTTAATAACCATGGTCAAAACGAAATATTCAAGACAAGAGGTATGGTTCATGATACCAAACCTATCAGTAATTATCGTAATTTACCTGGTTATGACATTTATGGTTTAGATTTGGAAGCTTACTATGAGTCTAAATATTTATTTGGTAGCATATCTTATTCGCACATTAAAGGTAAACGAGAGGCATCCCCTCGAGATCCCGAATTTGCCAGTAAAACTTGGATAGCAGAGATCCCTCCTCGTAAAGCAATAATTACATTAGGGACAAACCTGCCCCAATGGAGTATATCAATCGGTTGGCAAGGTGAGTTTTTCCGGCGCCAAGATAGATCACCTATTGATAACGATCCGGATGCGGGGTATTGGTCACTTCCTAAATCCAGAGGCTACTCATTACATAATCTATTTGCCATATGGGAACCTAAGAAAATACCAGGAATGAAGCTTTCTCTAAGCATAGACAATCTCTTTAATCGCAAGTACAACCCTTATCTAGGTGAGAAGGTTTCAGGTGCTGGACGTAATGTTAAGATGAGTATTTCAATGAAATTTTAA
- the ftsH_1 gene encoding ATP-dependent zinc metalloprotease FtsH has product MVKNLVLWIVVAVVMMTAYQGFSGSSSGNAVDYTTFISDVGNNQVAATKFNEVGEITVTKKDGSKYTTVLPTPLEDRKLLDDLLNAKVKIDGALPEQRSFLSQIFISWFPMLLLIGVWFFFMRQMQGGGGKAMSFGKSRAKMLTKEQIKTTFADVAGCDEAKEEVGEIVDFLRDPSKFQKLGGKIPKGILMVGPPGTGKTLLAKAIAGEAKVPFFTISGSDFVEMFVGVGASRVRDMFEQAKKNAPCLIFIDEIDAVGRQRGAGLGGGHDEREQTLNQMLVEMDGFEGNEGVIVIAATNRPDVLDPALTRPGRFDRQVVVGLPDVRGREQILKVHMRKVPVAPDVDAMTLARGTPGYSGADLANLVNEAALFAARTNKRLVTMLEFEKAKDKINMGPERRTMIMTDKQKESTAYHEAGHAIVGYLVPEHDPVHKVTIIPRGRALGVTFFLPEGDQISISQKQLESKLSTLYAGRLAEDLIYGEENISTGASNDIKVATNIARNMVTQWGFSDKLGPILYSEDEGEVFLGRSMAKAKHMSDETAHTIDEEVRAIVNRNYARARQLLVDNMDILHAMKDALVKYETIEELQIKQLMNREPVTPPSGWDDREQSDDTPKSNAPAEPSVTPDASPSA; this is encoded by the coding sequence ATGGTAAAAAATTTAGTCCTTTGGATTGTGGTAGCGGTAGTGATGATGACTGCGTACCAAGGATTTAGTGGCAGTTCCTCCGGTAATGCGGTGGACTATACCACGTTTATCAGTGATGTGGGCAACAATCAGGTTGCTGCAACCAAATTTAATGAAGTGGGCGAAATTACGGTCACCAAAAAAGACGGTTCTAAATATACAACGGTATTACCGACACCGTTAGAAGATCGTAAATTATTAGATGATTTGCTTAATGCAAAAGTCAAAATTGACGGTGCCTTGCCAGAACAGCGTAGTTTTTTATCACAAATTTTCATTTCGTGGTTCCCAATGTTGCTGTTAATTGGCGTATGGTTTTTCTTTATGCGTCAGATGCAAGGCGGTGGTGGCAAGGCAATGAGCTTTGGTAAAAGTCGCGCTAAAATGCTAACGAAAGAACAAATTAAAACAACTTTTGCTGATGTTGCCGGTTGTGATGAGGCGAAAGAAGAAGTGGGCGAGATTGTTGATTTCTTACGCGATCCGAGTAAATTCCAAAAATTAGGCGGTAAAATTCCAAAAGGGATTTTGATGGTCGGTCCTCCGGGAACGGGTAAAACCTTATTGGCGAAAGCGATTGCCGGTGAAGCGAAAGTGCCTTTCTTTACGATTTCCGGTTCGGATTTCGTGGAAATGTTCGTTGGGGTTGGGGCATCTCGTGTGCGCGATATGTTTGAACAAGCGAAGAAAAATGCACCTTGTTTGATTTTTATTGATGAAATTGATGCGGTCGGTCGTCAACGTGGTGCCGGTCTTGGTGGCGGTCATGATGAACGTGAACAAACCTTAAACCAAATGTTGGTGGAAATGGACGGTTTTGAGGGGAACGAAGGCGTGATTGTGATTGCGGCAACAAACCGTCCAGATGTATTGGATCCCGCATTAACTCGTCCGGGACGTTTTGACCGTCAAGTAGTGGTCGGGTTGCCAGATGTGCGCGGACGCGAGCAAATTTTGAAAGTGCATATGCGTAAAGTGCCTGTGGCGCCAGATGTGGATGCCATGACGCTTGCGCGCGGTACACCAGGGTATTCCGGTGCGGATTTGGCGAATTTGGTAAACGAAGCCGCCTTATTTGCAGCGCGAACCAATAAACGTTTAGTGACGATGTTGGAATTTGAAAAAGCGAAAGATAAGATCAATATGGGACCGGAACGTCGCACGATGATCATGACTGATAAGCAAAAAGAATCCACCGCTTATCATGAAGCGGGCCATGCCATCGTGGGCTATTTAGTGCCGGAACATGATCCTGTGCATAAAGTGACAATTATTCCGCGTGGACGTGCGTTGGGGGTAACGTTCTTTTTGCCAGAAGGAGATCAGATCAGTATTAGTCAAAAGCAATTGGAAAGTAAACTTTCCACGCTATATGCGGGACGTTTGGCGGAAGATTTAATTTATGGCGAAGAAAATATTTCTACCGGTGCGTCGAATGATATTAAAGTAGCAACCAATATTGCGCGCAACATGGTAACCCAATGGGGCTTCTCCGATAAATTAGGACCGATTTTATATTCCGAAGATGAGGGTGAGGTTTTCTTAGGACGTTCTATGGCGAAAGCGAAACATATGTCGGATGAAACTGCTCATACTATTGATGAAGAAGTGCGTGCTATTGTCAACCGTAACTATGCGCGAGCAAGACAATTGTTAGTGGATAATATGGATATTTTGCACGCAATGAAAGATGCCTTGGTTAAATATGAAACTATTGAGGAGCTTCAAATTAAGCAATTGATGAATCGTGAGCCGGTCACGCCTCCATCTGGTTGGGATGATCGCGAGCAATCAGATGATACACCAAAATCTAATGCGCCGGCAGAACCAAGCGTGACACCAGATGCGTCACCAAGCGCGTAA
- the rlmE gene encoding ribosomal RNA large subunit methyltransferase E: MGKKKRSASSTRWLNEHFKDPFVQKAHKQKLRSRAYFKLDEIQQSDRLFKSGMTVVDLGAAPGGWSQYVVSQIGGNGRVIACDILEMDPIVGVDFLQGDFRDEKVLNTLLERVGEGKVDVVMSDMAPNFSGMSSVDIPRAMYLVELALDMCKQVLANKGSFVVKVFQGEGFDDYLREIRSLFNVVKVRKPEASRDRSREVYIVATGYRY; encoded by the coding sequence ATGGGAAAAAAGAAACGTTCAGCAAGTTCGACTCGTTGGTTGAATGAGCATTTTAAAGATCCTTTTGTGCAAAAAGCGCATAAACAAAAATTGCGTTCGCGTGCGTATTTTAAATTAGATGAAATTCAACAATCGGATCGTTTGTTTAAATCGGGGATGACGGTGGTCGATTTGGGCGCCGCGCCAGGCGGTTGGTCGCAATATGTGGTGAGCCAAATTGGCGGCAACGGGCGCGTGATTGCTTGTGATATTTTGGAGATGGATCCCATTGTCGGCGTGGATTTTTTGCAAGGCGATTTTCGTGATGAAAAGGTTTTAAATACCTTGCTGGAACGTGTCGGCGAGGGCAAGGTTGACGTGGTGATGTCGGATATGGCGCCGAATTTTAGTGGCATGTCGTCCGTTGATATTCCGCGCGCAATGTATTTGGTTGAGCTGGCATTAGATATGTGTAAGCAGGTGTTGGCGAATAAAGGCAGTTTTGTGGTCAAAGTGTTTCAGGGAGAAGGTTTTGATGACTATTTGCGTGAAATTCGTTCCCTGTTTAATGTGGTGAAAGTACGTAAACCGGAAGCCTCAAGGGATCGTTCCCGTGAGGTGTATATCGTTGCAACGGGTTACAGATATTAG
- a CDS encoding RNA-binding, CRM domain-containing protein — translation MTLSTKQKQFLKSLAHHLNPVVMLGGNGLTEGVLAEIEIALNHHELIKVKITGADRETKQLIIDAIVRETHAEAVQTIGHILVLYRPSEEQKIQLPRK, via the coding sequence ATGACATTATCAACCAAACAAAAACAATTTCTCAAAAGCCTGGCTCATCATCTCAACCCCGTTGTGATGCTAGGTGGCAACGGATTAACCGAAGGCGTATTGGCGGAAATTGAAATTGCGCTCAATCATCACGAGCTAATTAAAGTGAAAATCACTGGCGCCGATCGTGAAACCAAACAATTAATTATTGATGCCATTGTACGCGAAACCCACGCGGAAGCGGTACAAACCATTGGACATATTTTGGTGTTATACCGTCCAAGTGAAGAACAAAAAATCCAATTACCGCGCAAATAA
- the accA gene encoding acetyl-coenzyme A carboxylase carboxyl transferase subunit alpha, producing the protein MSQEYLDFELPIAELEAKIESLRSVTEQDDKINLDDEIARLQKKSVELTQKTFANLDAWQVSRMARHPNRPYTLDYIEHIFTDFEELAGDRAFADDKAIVGGLARLDGKPVMIIGHQKGRSVKEKVKRNFGMPAPEGYRKALRLMQMAERFKLPIITFIDTPGAYPGVGAEERGQSEAIARNLREMSTLKVPVICTVIGEGGSGGALAIGVGDKVNMLQYSTYSVISPEGCASILWKSADKASTAAEVMGLTANRLHELKLIDNIVPEPLGGAHRNYAEMASHLKQRLLDDLADLEVLDQETLLDRRYQRLMSYGYC; encoded by the coding sequence ATGAGCCAAGAATACTTAGATTTTGAATTACCTATTGCAGAACTGGAAGCCAAAATTGAATCGCTGCGTTCCGTTACCGAACAAGACGACAAAATTAATCTTGATGATGAAATTGCGCGCTTGCAAAAGAAAAGCGTGGAATTAACGCAAAAAACCTTTGCTAATTTAGACGCTTGGCAAGTTTCTCGCATGGCGCGCCATCCAAACCGCCCTTATACACTAGATTACATTGAACATATTTTCACCGATTTCGAAGAACTTGCCGGCGATCGAGCCTTTGCTGATGATAAAGCGATTGTGGGGGGATTGGCACGTTTAGACGGAAAACCGGTGATGATTATCGGACATCAAAAAGGACGTTCGGTGAAAGAAAAGGTAAAACGCAATTTTGGGATGCCGGCACCGGAAGGTTATCGTAAAGCATTGCGTTTAATGCAAATGGCTGAACGCTTTAAATTACCCATTATCACCTTTATTGACACCCCAGGCGCTTATCCGGGCGTGGGAGCTGAAGAACGCGGTCAATCGGAAGCCATTGCACGTAATTTACGCGAAATGTCCACCTTAAAAGTCCCAGTGATTTGTACCGTTATCGGCGAAGGCGGCTCCGGTGGCGCGTTAGCCATTGGCGTGGGCGACAAAGTTAATATGTTGCAATACAGCACTTATTCCGTAATTTCGCCGGAAGGTTGTGCTTCTATTTTATGGAAAAGCGCAGACAAAGCCTCTACCGCCGCGGAAGTCATGGGTTTAACCGCCAACCGTTTGCACGAATTAAAATTAATTGACAATATCGTGCCGGAACCTTTGGGCGGTGCGCATCGCAATTATGCCGAAATGGCAAGCCATTTAAAACAACGTTTATTGGACGATTTAGCCGATCTTGAAGTGCTTGATCAAGAAACCTTATTGGATCGTCGCTACCAACGTTTGATGAGCTACGGTTATTGTTAA